From a region of the Mauremys mutica isolate MM-2020 ecotype Southern chromosome 12, ASM2049712v1, whole genome shotgun sequence genome:
- the LOC123345992 gene encoding uncharacterized protein LOC123345992, whose translation MGALGHSPIHSASAVSCMQLWGVVFINYSHFISTTTPPLSGDTYPTTTPPLSVDTRGELHGARRKIIGGQRGGGGQCTGGKWGIRFPPHPGTILNAGASPHSQGGLPDHDPDANVSTWPLSTPSQRLVQIRRWKKRTRDDMFAKFMQSSRSDSAQLNGWRQTIAESRKALQELEERRDVCNESRQDAMIKLMGEQTDMLCCMVDLMRERQQDHRLPL comes from the exons atgggcgctctgggtcacagccccatacattctgcttctgccgtgagctgcatgcaattatggggagTGGTGTTTATCAATTATTCACATTTTATAagcaccactaccccaccactgtccgggGACACCtaccccaccactaccccaccactgtccgtggacacaaggggggagttgcacggaGCGAGGAGGAAGATCATTGGaggacaaagaggaggaggaggacagtgcacaggcggcaagtggggaatccgttttcccccccatccaggaactattcttaacgCTGGAGCCTCCCCCCATTCCCAAGGTGGGCTCCCGGACCATGACCCTG atgcaaatgtttcaacatggcccctatctactccatcccagcggctggtccagattagaaggtggaaaaaacgaactcgggacgacatgttcgccaagttcatgcagtcctcccgtAGTGATAGCGCCCAGCTGAATgggtggaggcaaacaattgcggagtcccgtaaagcattacaggaactcGAAGAGAGGAGAGACGTGTGCAATGAGAGCAGACAGGACGCTATgatcaagctcatgggggagcaaactgacatgctctgctgtatggtggatctaatgcgggaaaggcagcaagaccacagactgccactgtag